The Petrotoga sp. 9PWA.NaAc.5.4 nucleotide sequence ATAATTTGAAAGCTTTTTTAATCTTTCTTCAGATGTATTCGGAGCAACCAACAATATTCCGTCTATGTCATTTTCTCTTAACTTTTCATAGAATTCTGGTTCTTCATCAAACGGTAAATCCGGTATTATTACTCCCGAAACGTTGGTACGCTTACAATCTTCCATAAATTTGTCAATTCCATAATTTAAGATAGAATTATAATATCCCATCAACACAATTGGTGTATTGATTCTTCCTTTTAAACTTTCTAATGTATTAAATATCTTAGAGAGATTTACTCCTTTTTTTATTGCCATTTGGCTAGCTTCCTGAATTACTGGACCGTCAGCCAATGGATCAGAAAAAGGAATTCCAATCTCTATTATGTCAACTCCAGCTTTATTAAGTTCAGATATTATTTCTTTTGTGGTTTCTAAATCCGGATTACCGGCAGTTATGTATGTTATAAAAGCTTTTTTATTATTAAAAATTTGTTGAATTTTAAGCATTTTAAACCTCCTAATAATAAATTATATGCTCACTTTAAAAATTCTGAAATTCTTATTATGTGTATGGTTTAGCGTTAATTTTTTTACAAAATACCTCCCCACTTCTAACCATTACTAATTCTTAATTTCTTTAGTTTTTCGGTACTTGTACCGAAGGAAGGGGGAGAGGGCTCCGCCCTGGACCCATTTTAAACTCAAAACTTATTTTCTGAAAAATTATCATTTCTAAAGTCCCTAATAAATTATATGCTCACTTTAGAAATTCCAAAATCCTTATTATCTGTATATTTCAGCGTTGATTTTTTTACAAAATACCTCCCCACTTCTAACCATTACTAATTCTTAATTTCTTTAGTTTTTCGGTACTTGTACCGAAGGAAGGGGGAGAGGGCTCCGCCCTGGACCCATTTTAAATTCAAAACTTATTTTCTGAAAAATTATCATTTCTAAAGTTCCTAATAAATTATATGCTCACTTTAGAAATTCCAAAATTCTAATTTGTAAGAAGGGCTTAATTTGGTCTAAAGTTTTTTAAATTATTTTTTCCTATTTAGGTTTCTGTATGAATCCACATCTTTGTCCCCTCTACCTGAGAGATTAACTACGATTATTTTATTTTTATCTAATTGAGGAGCTAATTTCATAGTATATGCAAGTGCGTGAGCACTTTCAAATGCTGGTATTATGCCTTCAAGCCTTGTTAGTAGTTCAAAAGCTTCTATTGCTTCTTCATCGGTAACTGCCTTGTATATAGCTCTTTTTATTTCATGCAAGTAACTGTGTTCCGGACCTACTCCTGGATAGTCTAATCCAGCTGAAATTGAATAAGCAAGTTGAATTTGACCATCTACATCTTGAAGAACATAAGATTTGCTTCCGTGAAGTACGCCAATTCTTCCTTTAGTCAAAGAAGCAGCATGATATTCTGTTTTTAAGCCCTTTCCAGCGGCTTCCACTCCAATTAATTTTACTTCCTGATTTTCAACAAATGGATAAAATATTCCCATGGCGTTACTGCCACCACCGACGCAGGCTATTATATAATCTGGTAGTCTCCCTTCTTTTTGAATAATTTGTTTTTTTGTTTCATCACCGATTATTCTTTGGAAATTTCTAACTATCATAGGATAAGGATGAGGGCCAACAACGGAACCAATAACATAATGAGTATCTTCAACATTTGTTACCCAATCTCTAATAGCTTCATTTATAGCTTCTTTCAATGTTTGGCTTCCACTATAAACGGGTACAACTTTTGCTCCCAACATTTCCATTTTATAAACATTTAAAGCCTGTCTTTTTATATCTTCTGCTCCCATATATACAATACACTCTAATCCAAATCTTGCCGCTGCAGTTGCAGTTGCAACACCATGTTGGCCCGCCCCCGTTTCTGCAATAATCCTTTTTTTACCCATTTTCTTAGCGAGTAAAACTTGTCCTAAAGCATTATTGATCTTGTGAGCACCTGTGTGGTTTAGATCTTCTCTCTTTAAATATATTTTTGCGCCGTTTAAATATTCAGCCAATCTATCGGCATAGTAAAGCGGCGTTGGTCTTCCACTATAATCAGCCAACAATCCGTTGAACTCTTTTAGGAAATCAGGATTTTTTGAATATTTTTCATATGCTTCCTCTAACTCTTCCAAAGCTGGGATTAGTGTTTCTGGAACGAAACGACCACCATATTGCCCATAATAACCTTTTTTCATCAATTTTCCTCCTCACTTTTAAGTATTTTTGATAATTTCTAATGTCTTTTTTATTAAATTTATATTTTTTTTACCAGGACTTTCTTCAACTTTACTATTTAAATCTATTGCAACTGGGTTTAATTCATTTAATGCTTGAATTACATTATCAGGACCTATACCTCCTGCCAATATAAAGGGCTTATTGATGTTTAATTTTTTGAGAATGTTCCAATCAAAAGTTTTGCCTGTACCTCCTAATTTTTGTTCAACCTTTGTATCAAAAAGAAAGTAATCTACAATCTCTTTTAATTCTTCAACATTTAAGTTGTTTGTTGACGTTTCTTTACTGATTTTTATAGCTTTTATTGTTTTTAATTTGCATCTTTTTATTAAATTTAAATCTTCATTGCCATGAAATTGTACATAATCGAATGCTTTAGAATTTTCTATTGATTCCAATTCCAAAATTGAAGGATTAACTACAACAGCAACTCTATTTATGAAAGGAGGTAGAAAAGATGAAATTTTTATAGCTTCTGAAAGCTTTATTTTTCTTGGACTATCTGAAAGTATAAAACCTAAAGCATGTATATTCAATGAGGAAATTTCCAAAGCATCTTTCAAATTAGTTATTCCACAAATTTTTATTCTAACCATTTTTTATAAACTCCTTCTCAGGGAAAAGTTCTTTTATTTTTTCTGAAGGATCTTTCTCTCTCATAAGTGCTTCTCCTATCAAAACTCCATCCACTCCCAAATTTTTAAGATAAATTATATCATTTCTATCTTTTATCCCACTT carries:
- the trpA gene encoding tryptophan synthase subunit alpha; its protein translation is MLKIQQIFNNKKAFITYITAGNPDLETTKEIISELNKAGVDIIEIGIPFSDPLADGPVIQEASQMAIKKGVNLSKIFNTLESLKGRINTPIVLMGYYNSILNYGIDKFMEDCKRTNVSGVIIPDLPFDEEPEFYEKLRENDIDGILLVAPNTSEERLKKLSNYATGFLYCVSLMGVTGDSKGPVEYINDYIQKIRKYINIPIAIGFGIDNQEKVKSLIDYVDGIIVGSAIIKLIDKNKDNKDKMFEELRSFVKNLKVW
- the trpB gene encoding tryptophan synthase subunit beta, with protein sequence MKKGYYGQYGGRFVPETLIPALEELEEAYEKYSKNPDFLKEFNGLLADYSGRPTPLYYADRLAEYLNGAKIYLKREDLNHTGAHKINNALGQVLLAKKMGKKRIIAETGAGQHGVATATAAARFGLECIVYMGAEDIKRQALNVYKMEMLGAKVVPVYSGSQTLKEAINEAIRDWVTNVEDTHYVIGSVVGPHPYPMIVRNFQRIIGDETKKQIIQKEGRLPDYIIACVGGGSNAMGIFYPFVENQEVKLIGVEAAGKGLKTEYHAASLTKGRIGVLHGSKSYVLQDVDGQIQLAYSISAGLDYPGVGPEHSYLHEIKRAIYKAVTDEEAIEAFELLTRLEGIIPAFESAHALAYTMKLAPQLDKNKIIVVNLSGRGDKDVDSYRNLNRKK
- a CDS encoding phosphoribosylanthranilate isomerase; the protein is MVRIKICGITNLKDALEISSLNIHALGFILSDSPRKIKLSEAIKISSFLPPFINRVAVVVNPSILELESIENSKAFDYVQFHGNEDLNLIKRCKLKTIKAIKISKETSTNNLNVEELKEIVDYFLFDTKVEQKLGGTGKTFDWNILKKLNINKPFILAGGIGPDNVIQALNELNPVAIDLNSKVEESPGKKNINLIKKTLEIIKNT